A genome region from Crossiella equi includes the following:
- a CDS encoding glycoside hydrolase family 3 N-terminal domain-containing protein: protein MLTTAHASTADQQPSEDRGPAVYLDASASVERRVNDLLRRMTLEEKVGQMTQIRVGKLRGDCDNEPGPLVASCMKTVLGDAHVGSILSGGGDNPSPDPGPKAWAEMTNGIQKFALDNQRLKIPVLYGADGVHGHSNLPDAVMFPHQIGLGATWDPELIRQAGVATGEAMRATGVFWNFAPVSDIARDTRWGRYYEAYSEDPHLTGVLAAEAVRGMQAPAEDTARLTATAKHFAGYSDPRNGHDRSAAFIPIRQLQDTVLPPFQAQFDAGVQTVMINSGAVNGIPVHASRYMLVEQLRERMGFRGVAVSDWQDMMKLVTRHKVAADYPSAIAMSVNAGVDMAMEPSNAAEFTQALLGVVRDGRVSQRRIDEAVRRILRLKFELGLFERPFVDPAKADAAVRGNGTEIARKAATESMVLLRNEKNVLPLSTSVGKLVVTGDTADDARRQLGGWTVEWQGVPANGPFPEAITVLEGLRAAAPNIQIAHAQDQAAAVAEARSADAVVVVLGEKEGAEGPGDTEDPSLSPAQQQLVDAVQATGKPVVVVLLTGRGRVLGSAADADALLAGWLPGSEGGHAVADVLFGKANPSGRLPVSWPKSVGDQPMSYDQLPGAEAGVSAKYDPAYAFGHGLSYTSFELSVPTAPSTVKARDEVAVSVTVRNTGARAGTHVVPVFVRQPVSVVQVPERRLVGFTRVSLNPGEEKTVRVGFDTDQLALTVGDVDGAGRREVPRGGYLVEVAGKTTPLTVR from the coding sequence ATGCTGACGACCGCCCACGCCAGCACCGCTGACCAGCAGCCGTCCGAGGACCGCGGCCCGGCCGTCTACCTGGACGCCTCGGCGTCGGTGGAGCGGCGGGTGAACGACCTGCTCCGCCGGATGACACTGGAGGAGAAGGTCGGGCAGATGACGCAGATCCGCGTGGGCAAGCTGCGCGGGGACTGCGACAACGAGCCGGGCCCGCTGGTGGCGAGCTGCATGAAGACCGTGCTCGGCGACGCGCACGTCGGCTCGATCCTCTCCGGCGGCGGGGACAACCCGTCGCCGGACCCGGGCCCCAAGGCGTGGGCGGAGATGACCAACGGGATCCAGAAGTTCGCCCTGGACAACCAGCGGTTGAAGATCCCGGTGCTCTACGGCGCGGACGGCGTGCACGGGCACAGCAACCTGCCGGACGCGGTGATGTTCCCGCACCAGATCGGCCTCGGCGCGACCTGGGACCCGGAGCTGATCCGCCAGGCGGGCGTGGCCACCGGTGAGGCCATGCGCGCCACCGGCGTGTTCTGGAACTTCGCGCCGGTCTCCGACATCGCGCGGGACACCCGGTGGGGCCGGTACTACGAGGCCTACAGCGAGGATCCGCACCTGACGGGCGTGCTCGCGGCCGAGGCGGTGCGGGGCATGCAGGCCCCGGCCGAGGACACCGCGCGGCTGACCGCCACGGCCAAGCACTTCGCCGGGTACTCCGACCCGCGCAACGGCCACGACCGCAGCGCGGCGTTCATCCCGATCCGGCAGCTGCAGGACACCGTGCTGCCGCCGTTCCAGGCGCAGTTCGACGCCGGCGTGCAGACCGTGATGATCAACTCCGGGGCGGTCAACGGCATCCCGGTGCACGCCTCCCGGTACATGCTGGTCGAGCAGCTGCGGGAGCGGATGGGCTTCCGGGGCGTGGCGGTCAGCGACTGGCAGGACATGATGAAGCTGGTGACCAGGCACAAGGTCGCCGCCGACTACCCGAGCGCGATCGCGATGTCGGTCAACGCCGGGGTGGACATGGCCATGGAGCCGTCCAACGCCGCGGAGTTCACGCAGGCCCTGCTCGGCGTGGTGCGGGACGGTCGGGTCAGCCAGCGCCGCATCGACGAGGCGGTGCGGCGGATCCTGCGGCTCAAGTTCGAGCTGGGCCTGTTCGAGCGGCCGTTCGTGGACCCGGCGAAGGCGGACGCGGCGGTGCGCGGCAACGGCACGGAGATCGCCCGCAAGGCGGCGACCGAGTCGATGGTGTTGCTGCGCAACGAGAAGAACGTGCTGCCGCTGTCCACCTCGGTGGGCAAGCTCGTGGTCACCGGGGACACCGCGGACGACGCGCGCCGCCAGCTGGGCGGCTGGACCGTGGAGTGGCAGGGCGTGCCCGCCAACGGCCCGTTCCCGGAGGCCATCACCGTGCTGGAGGGACTGAGGGCCGCCGCGCCGAACATCCAGATCGCGCACGCCCAGGACCAGGCGGCCGCGGTGGCCGAGGCGAGGTCGGCGGACGCGGTGGTCGTGGTACTGGGTGAGAAGGAGGGCGCGGAGGGCCCCGGGGACACCGAGGACCCGTCGCTGAGCCCGGCGCAGCAGCAGCTCGTGGACGCCGTCCAGGCCACCGGCAAGCCGGTCGTGGTGGTGCTGCTGACCGGCCGCGGCCGGGTGCTGGGCTCGGCTGCCGACGCGGACGCGCTGCTCGCGGGCTGGCTGCCCGGTTCCGAGGGCGGGCACGCGGTGGCCGACGTGCTCTTCGGCAAGGCCAACCCGAGCGGGCGGCTGCCGGTGTCCTGGCCGAAGAGCGTCGGTGACCAGCCGATGTCCTACGACCAGCTGCCCGGCGCCGAGGCGGGCGTGAGCGCGAAGTACGACCCGGCCTACGCCTTCGGGCACGGCCTGTCCTACACCTCCTTCGAGCTCAGCGTCCCGACCGCGCCGAGCACCGTGAAGGCCCGGGACGAGGTGGCGGTGTCGGTGACCGTGCGCAACACCGGCGCGCGGGCGGGCACACACGTGGTGCCGGTGTTCGTGCGGCAGCCGGTGAGCGTGGTGCAGGTGCCGGAGCGGCGCCTGGTCGGCTTCACGCGGGTGAGCCTGAACCCGGGTGAGGAGAAGACCGTGCGGGTGGGCTTCGACACCGACCAGCTGGCGCTGACCGTCGGCGACGTGGACGGCGCGGGCCGCCGCGAGGTGCCCAGGGGCGGTTACCTGGTCGAGGTCGCGGGCAAGACGACGCCGCTGACCGTGCGCTGA